The following coding sequences lie in one Dunckerocampus dactyliophorus isolate RoL2022-P2 chromosome 4, RoL_Ddac_1.1, whole genome shotgun sequence genomic window:
- the ier3 gene encoding radiation-inducible immediate-early gene IEX-1, with product MVQIKSLGFFQLGKKLLSRGRGLSAVGVSTFQERYKARLDRTLSRKERSEMYSQPSSTMTLHRRESFASSRLSNRSTEPEIFTFEQIHTQATAVPSYVPIRAKKRCTRVMYPAKVRMHLPPPEKSPAKRWLLVLILVVLWQIYTEEPCVDTPPSGAHVPAGDYQAFAARTAAPAAATSYCEADAPVEPSAVHDRTGPAGGQQGAGNSYMVALLVYHRLGSDK from the coding sequence ATGGTTCAAATAAaaagtttgggtttttttcagttGGGCAAGAAGTTGCTGTCCAGGGGGCGTGGTCTCAGTGCCGTGGGCGTGTCCACATTCCAGGAAAGGTATAAAGCTCGGCTTGACAGGACTTTgtcaagaaaagaaagaagtgAAATGTATTCTCAGCCGAGTTCCACGATGACGCTCCACAGGCGGGAAAGCTTCGCCTCGTCTCGGCTGTCGAACCGCAGCACGGAGCCCGAAATCTTCACCTTCGAGCAGATTCACACCCAAGCCACCGCCGTGCCCTCCTACGTGCCCATCCGGGCCAAGAAGCGCTGCACCCGGGTCATGTACCCCGCTAAGGTCCGCATGCACCTCCCGCCCCCGGAGAAGAGCCCGGCCAAGCGCTGGCTGCTGGTTCTGATTCTGGTGGTTCTGTGGCAGATCTACACCGAGGAGCCTTGCGTCGACACGCCGCCGAGCGGCGCCCACGTCCCGGCGGGCGACTACCAGGCCTTCGCCGCCAGGACAGCTGCTCCTGCGGCCGCTACGAGCTACTGCGAGGCGGACGCTCCGGTCGAACCCAGCGCGGTCCACGACCGCACCGGGCCCGCGGGCGGCCAGCAGGGCGCCGGGAACAGCTACATGGTGGCCCTACTGGTCTACCACAGACTGGGCAGCGACAAGTAA